One Marasmius oreades isolate 03SP1 chromosome 2, whole genome shotgun sequence DNA segment encodes these proteins:
- a CDS encoding uncharacterized protein (MEROPS:MER0000436): protein MAFSFLHRLLPQSAKSTRPLTQIIMSATSPNATFTEGHVPYVVNGETLKTYYKLFGSLKGSTKRPLLVLHGGPGMSHDYLLPISDLSLAPYSRPVLFYDQVGNGKSTHLREKPKEFFTVDLFVNELTNLITHLKINEYDLLGHSWGGMLASETEVRLHPKGLKSMVLTDTLSQTKLWGMSTMQLVGALGDPSINAGMAAGFGDPVKYRAALEKLHAVHGCRVSPVPKEVTFGVLDQIFGDKETGEGGDPTVSINMFTGAIAGWSIDDRLKEVTVPTFVINGRYDMAQDFVCEAYFWKVTKAKTKWYTFSESSHTPMWEEREKYMKVITEWLDHI, encoded by the exons ATGGCATTCTCATTTCTTCATCGACTCCTCCCTCAGTCCGCGAAATCCACAAGGCCTCTAACACAGATCATCATGTCTGCTACCTCTCCCAACGCTACTTTCACAGAAGGCCACGTTCCCTACGTCGTCAATGGGGAGACCCTTAAAACCTACTACAAGCTCTTTGGCTCGCTCAAGGGCTCGACGAAGCGCCCTCTCCTCGTGTTACACGGAGGCCCTGGAATGTCCCACGACTACCTCCTCCCCATCTCAGACCTCTCCCTCGCCCCGTATTCACGCCCCGTGCTGTTCTATGACCAGGTCGGGAACGGCAAATCGACTCATCTCCGCGAGAAACCGAAAGAATTCTTCACAGTCGACCTGTTCGTGAACGAGCTGACCAACCTTATCACCCACCTCAAAATCAACGAGTATGACCTTCTCGGCCACAGCTGGGGTGGGATGCTTGCTTCGGAAACCGAAGTGAGGTTGCATCCCAAGGGGCTGAAGAGCATGGTTTTGACCGATACGCTTTCCCAGACGAAACTCTGGGGAATGAGTACTATGCAGCTCGTCGGGGCACTCGGTGATCCATCCATCAACGCTGGGATGGCGGCTGGGTTTGGTGATCCGGTTAAGTACCGAGCTGCGTTGGAGAAGCTCCATGCAGTTCATGGGTGCCGAGTTTCGCCAGTCCCGAAGGAGGTTACGTTTGGTGTCTTGGATCAGATCTTTGGAGACAAGGAGACTGGGGAGGGTGGCGATCCGACTGTGAGCATCAACAT GTTTACCGGTGCTATCGCTGGATGGTCAATCGATGACCGCCTGAAAGAGGTCACAGTCCCCACGTTCGTGATCAACGGTAGATACGACATGGCACAGGACTTTGTTTGCGAGGCCTACTTTTGGAAGGTCACGAAGGCCAAGACTAAGTGGTACACATTTTCGGAGTCGAGCCACACCCCGATGTGggaagagagggagaagTATATGAAGGTTATCACTGAGTGGCTCGATCACATCTAG
- a CDS encoding uncharacterized protein (MEROPS:MER0000436), which translates to MSATSPNATFTEGHVPYVVNGETLKTYYKLFGSLKGSTKRPLLVLHGGPGMSHDYLLPISDLSLAPYSRPVLFYDQVGNGKSTHLREKPKEFFTVDLFVNELTNLITHLKINEYDLLGHSWGGMLASETEVRLHPKGLKSMVLTDTLSQTKLWGMSTMQLVGALGDPSINAGMAAGFGDPVKYRAALEKLHAVHGCRVSPVPKEVTFGVLDQIFGDKETGEGGDPTVSINMFTGAIAGWSIDDRLKEVTVPTFVINGRYDMAQDFVCEAYFWKVTKAKTKWYTFSESSHTPMWEEREKYMKVITEWLDHI; encoded by the exons ATGTCTGCTACCTCTCCCAACGCTACTTTCACAGAAGGCCACGTTCCCTACGTCGTCAATGGGGAGACCCTTAAAACCTACTACAAGCTCTTTGGCTCGCTCAAGGGCTCGACGAAGCGCCCTCTCCTCGTGTTACACGGAGGCCCTGGAATGTCCCACGACTACCTCCTCCCCATCTCAGACCTCTCCCTCGCCCCGTATTCACGCCCCGTGCTGTTCTATGACCAGGTCGGGAACGGCAAATCGACTCATCTCCGCGAGAAACCGAAAGAATTCTTCACAGTCGACCTGTTCGTGAACGAGCTGACCAACCTTATCACCCACCTCAAAATCAACGAGTATGACCTTCTCGGCCACAGCTGGGGTGGGATGCTTGCTTCGGAAACCGAAGTGAGGTTGCATCCCAAGGGGCTGAAGAGCATGGTTTTGACCGATACGCTTTCCCAGACGAAACTCTGGGGAATGAGTACTATGCAGCTCGTCGGGGCACTCGGTGATCCATCCATCAACGCTGGGATGGCGGCTGGGTTTGGTGATCCGGTTAAGTACCGAGCTGCGTTGGAGAAGCTCCATGCAGTTCATGGGTGCCGAGTTTCGCCAGTCCCGAAGGAGGTTACGTTTGGTGTCTTGGATCAGATCTTTGGAGACAAGGAGACTGGGGAGGGTGGCGATCCGACTGTGAGCATCAACAT GTTTACCGGTGCTATCGCTGGATGGTCAATCGATGACCGCCTGAAAGAGGTCACAGTCCCCACGTTCGTGATCAACGGTAGATACGACATGGCACAGGACTTTGTTTGCGAGGCCTACTTTTGGAAGGTCACGAAGGCCAAGACTAAGTGGTACACATTTTCGGAGTCGAGCCACACCCCGATGTGggaagagagggagaagTATATGAAGGTTATCACTGAGTGGCTCGATCACATCTAG
- a CDS encoding uncharacterized protein (MEROPS:MER0000436) codes for MSATSPDATFTEGHVPYVVNGETLKTYYKLFGSLEDSTKRPLVVLHGGPGMSHDYLLPISDLSLAPHLRPVLFYDQIGSGKSTHLREKPKEFFTIDLFVNELMNLISHLKIKEYDLLGHSWGGMLAAETEVRLHPEGLKSMIVTNSLSQTKLWGMSTMQLVGALGDPSINAGMAAGFSDPVNYRAALEKLHAVHGCRVSPVPKEITFGVLDQILGDKETGEGGDPTVSINMFTGAIAGWSIEERLHEVTVPTFVINGRYDMAQDFVCKAYFWEVTKAKWYTFSESSHTPMWEEREKYMKVVNEWLDHI; via the exons ATGTCAGCTACCTCTCCCGATGCTACTTTCACAGAAGGGCACGTTCCCTACGTCGTCAACGGGGAGACCCTCAAGACATACTATAAGCTCTTTGGCTCGCTCGAGGACTCGACGAAGCGCCCTCTCGTCGTGTTACACGGAGGCCCTGGAATGTCCCACGACTACCTCCTCCCCATCTCAGACCTCTCTCTCGCTCCCCATTTACGTCCCGTATTGTTCTATGACCAGATCGGGAGCGGCAAGTCCACTCATCTTCGCGAGAAACCGAAAGAATTCTTCACCATCGATCTGTTCGTGAACGAGCTGATGAACCTTATCTCCCACCTCAAAATCAAAGAATATGATCTTCTCGGCCACAGCTGGGGTGGGATGCTCGCCGCGGAAACCGAAGTGAGGCTTCATCCGGAGGGGCTGAAGAGCATGATTGTCACCAACTCGCTCTCTCAGACGAAATTATGGGGAATGAGTACGATGCAGCTTGTCGGGGCACTCGGTGATCCATCCATCAACGCGGGGATGGCGGCTGGGTTCAGCGATCCGGTCAACTACCGAGCTGCTTTGGAGAAGCTCCATGCAGTTCATGGATGCCGAGTTTCACCAGTCCCGAAGGAGATTACATTTGGTGTCTTGGATCAGATCTTGGGAGACAAGGAAACTGGGGAGGGTGGCGATCCGACTGTGAGCATCAACAT GTTCACCGGTGCTATCGCTGGATGGTCAATCGAAGAACGCCTACACGAAGTCACAGTCCCCACATTCGTCATCAACGGTAGATACGACATGGCACAGGACTTTGTGTGCAAGGCCTACTTTTGGGAGGTCACCAAGGCCAAGTGGTACACATTTTCGGAATCGAGCCACACCCCGATGTGGGAGGAAAGGGAGAAGTATATGAAGGTTGTCAACGAGTGGCTCGATCACATATGA
- the CNA1 gene encoding 3',5'-cyclic-nucleotide phosphodiesterase (PDEase) (3':5'-CNP) — protein MPTTTPTMEKYAKAIEQITEKGPLPEIDFTQHTLEDGSTIHTQERVIKDVQAPAMFIPTSEQFFANHGQDTTKPDIGFLKNHFYREGRLSEEQALWILEKGTNMLKRESNVLNVDAPITVCGDIHGQYYDLMKLFEVGGSPADTRYLFLGDYVDRGYFSIECVLYLWSLKIWYPDTLFLLRGNHECRHLTDYFTFKLECKHKYSERIYDACMDSFCALPLAAIMNKQFLCIHGGLSPELNTLDDIRALDRFREPPTHGLMCDILWADPVEDFGSEKTTDSFLHNHVRGCSYFFTYQAACQFLERNNLLSIIRAHEAQDAGYRMYRKTKSTGFPSVMTIFSAPNYLDVYSNKAAVLKYESNVMNIRQFNCTPHPYWLPNFMDVFTWSLPFVGEKITDMLVAVLNTCTKEELEEESDDDLFAPPTPVAPSVPTEEEGLERRKVIKNKILAVGRVARVFALLREDAEKVSELKTVSGMTKLPYGTLASGSEGIKEAIKGFDDARKSDIENERLPPDLYDADSEEGRAILATGSLPTTPKEPDHVAEPSIPVTANGVTEGINAAISRGSIPSDNVLPSTINTNIPLGSPAAPSPTSPVTPSSPSMSPPVTPFRRGHSRQASLGTTMTSPSTRRRSLESTMSLIQGVLDGKDDKSRQQGRIDEKDETPRRNDAAVEGLAEQLAGSSVDQGRK, from the exons ATGCCAACAACAACTCCAACAATGGAAAAGTACGCCAAAGCGATTGAACAAATAACAGAAAAGGGCCCTCTGCCCGAGATAGACTTCACCCAGCACACCCTCGAGGATGGGTCGACGATCCACACGCAGGAGAGGGTGATCAAGGAT GTCCAAGCACCAGCGATGTTTATCCCAACGTCAGAACAGTTTTTCGCTAATCATGGACAAGATACGACGAAGCCTGATATCGGATTTTTGAAAAACCATTTTTATCGGGAGGGTCGGCTGAGTGAGGAGCAGGCATTGTggatcttagagaaggggactAATATGTTGAAGAGGGAGTCTAATGTGctgaatgtggatgctcCTATCACCG TTTGTGGTGATATACACGGACAATAT TACGATCTCATGAAATTATTCGAAGTGGGAGGAAGCCCTGCCGACACGAGATATCTCTTTTTGGGTGACTATGTTGATAGAGGCTATTTCAGTATCGAA TGTGTTTTATACCTCTGGTCCCTGAAGATCTGGTATCCGGAtactctctttctccttcgtgGAAATCATGAATGCCGACACTTGACGGATTATTTCACATTCAAGCTCGAAT GCAAACACAAATACTCTGAACGCATATACGATGCGTGCATGGATTCGTTCTGCGCACTTCCACTTGCCGCGATTATGAACAAGCAGTTCCTCTGTATACACGGTGGACTTTCCCCGGAGTTGAATACTCTGGATGATATCAGAGCG CTCGACCGATTCCGTGAGCCACCCACTCACGGATTGATGTGTGATATCCTATGGGCAGATCCTGTCGAAGATTTTGGCAGCGAGAAGACAACGGATAGCTTCTTGCATAATCACGTCAGAGGTTGCTCGTACTTCTTTAC TTATCAAGCAGCATGTCAGTTCCTCGAAAGGAACAACTTGTTGTCTATCATCCGAGCGCACGAGGCTCAGGACGCTGG GTACCGTATGTACCGAAAAACCAAATCGACCGGGTTTCCGTCTGTCATGACGATCTTTTCGGCACCCAACTATCTCGACGTTTATAGCAATAAAGCAGCCGTACTCAAATACGAAAGCAATGTGATGAACATTCGGCAGTTTAACTGCACGCCTCATCCATATTGGTTGCCGAACTTCATGGACGTTTTCACGTGGTCTTTACCATTTGTTGGAGAGAAGA TCACCGATATGCTTGTCGCAGTGCTTAACACATGCACGAAAGAAGAGCTTGAAGAGGAATCGGACGATGATTTATTCGCTCCTCCAACTCCTGTTGCACCTTCTGTACCaaccgaagaagaaggacttgagaggaggaaggttaTAAAGAACAAGATTCTGGCTGTCGGAAGGGTTGCCAGGGTTTTCGCTCTCCTTCG AGAAGATGCggagaaggtttcagagCTCAAGACAGTTTCTGGAATGACCAAGTTGCCATATGGTACTTTGGCATCGGGTAGTGAGGGTATTAAGGAAGCTATCAAGGGCTTTGATGACGC TCGTAAATCCGACATCGAGAACGAGCGTCTTCCTCCCGATCTCTACGACGCGGATTCTGAAGAAGGTAGAGCGATTCTTGCTACCGGTTCATTACCAACCACACCCAAAGAACCTGATCACGTAGCGGAACCCTCTATTCCTGTCACCGCCAATGGTGTCACGGAAGGTATCAACGCTGCGATATCCAGAGGATCGATTCCATCTGACAACGTTTTACCATCTACCATCAATACCAATATTCCTCTAGGCTCTCCTGCTGCGCCTTCACCTACGAGCCCTGTCACACCATCTTCACCATCGATGTCACCACCTGTGACACCGTTCAGGAGAGGTCATTCTCGACAGGCTAGCTTGGGTACGACGATGACAAGTCCAAGTACGAGAAGGAGAAGCTTGGAGAGTACGATGAGCTTAATTCAGGGTGTGTTGGATGGCAAAGACGATAAATCGAGGCAGCAAGGGAGAATTGATGAGAAGGATGAGACTCCCAGAAGGAATGATGCGGCCGTTGAAGGGTTGGCAGAACAACTTGCTGGGAGCTCGGTGGATCAGGGCAGAAAGTGA
- a CDS encoding uncharacterized protein (CAZy:AA12) codes for MYPYPITGMRTAHLSLVIFSLLSSTSATFQPSGAPFKSPVVVGQGLVADVIFSNLTAPRGIAFDSLGNLLVVERGFGVTAFSPATGGYNRDVVIPNTGFTHGIQVDGKNLYVSTAGSVILYDYDASSKSVSSLTGRVLINGIPPDGELTTHTLQIEFVNGSAVGLLVGSGPLTNIDETARDPSSGRSQVRRFPLLSPVSPATPLPWSSGRVIAYGIRNPAGFAFSPASAVTQGLYIVENGASIDNVTGLTPAFVNDNPADELEILAPGVSSSALPKFFGFPDCSTLWNPQADPSGVPQYVGDHRGDQFSLHLDPVRDDQWCRQKNNNAPPKLSFQAHSVPLDIKFYLGPQPTQASQKKPLPTAFVGDSFVSFHGSFDRNPPTGYGVVRIPRVPSTSSALGYEFIVQAKNLLSCPGTCIRPVGLAFRTDGRLFVSSDSSGELFVLSGA; via the exons ATGTACCCGTACCCTATTACCGGAATGAGGACTGCCCATCTCTCGCTGGTCATTTTCTCTCTCCTATCCAGCACCTCGGCAACCTTCCAACCTTCTGGAGCACCATTCAAATCGCCAGTGGTCGTCGGACAGGGTCTTGTCGCAGATGTCATATTCTCCAATCTCACAGCTCCGAGAGGCATTGCCTTCGACTCGCTTGGAAATCTCCTCGTAGTCGAGCGAGGCTTTGGTGTAACGGCGTTCTCGCCGGCAACAGGAGGTTATAATCGCGATGTCGTTATTCCGAATACCGGATTTACCCATGGAATACAAGTCGACGGGAAGAACTTGTACGTCAGTACCGCGGGGAGCGTGATACTCTACGATTACGACGCTAGTTCGAAATCGGTCTCCAGCTTGACAGGAAGGGTATTGATTAATGGGATTCCACCGGATGGAG AACTCACAACACACACGTTGCAAATCGAGTTTGTGAACGGATCTGCGGTCGGTTTACTTGTAGGAAGTGGGCCTCTAACGAACATTGACGAGACAGCAAGAGACCCCTCGTCTGGACGCTCTCAAGTTCGTCGATTCCCCCTCTTGTCGCCTGTGAGTCCAGCAACGCCGTTGCCGTGGTCATCTGGACGGGTTATTGCGTATGGAATTCGTAACCCTGCTGGATTCGCGTTTTCACCGGCGTCTGCTGTCACTCAGGGATTATATATTGTCGAGAATGGAGCTTCTATCGATAACGTTACTGGATTGACACCGGCATTTGTTAACGATAACCCTGCAGACGAGCTCGAAATTCTTGCACCGGGAGTGTCCTCTTCAGCTTTACCGAAGTTTTTTGGTTTCCCAGATTGCTCTACTTTATGGAACCCACAAGCTGATCCATCGGGAGTTCCACAATATGTGGGAGATCACCGAGGAGACCAGTTTAGTCTACACTTGGACCCAGTACGGGATGATCAGTGGTGTAGGCAAAAGAACAATAACGCCCCACCGAAGTTGAGCTTCCAGGCTCATTCCGTTCCGTTGGATATCAAGTTTTATCTCGGTCCCCAACCCACCCAGGCGAGTCAGAAGAAGCCGCTCCCCACGGCGTTTGTTGGAGATTCGTTTGTGTCGTTCCATGGATCGTTCGATAGAAATCCACCGACTGGGTATGGGGTTGTTCG CATTCCCAGAGTACCCTCAACGTCGTCGGCACTTGGTTATGAATTCATTGTACAAGCCAAGAATCTACTTTCCTGTCCAGGGACATGCATTCGTCCCGTCGGTTTGGCTTTTAGAACAGATGGAAGATTGTTCGTGAGCAGTGATAGTAGCGGGGAGCTATTTGTCCTATCGGGAGCATGA
- a CDS encoding uncharacterized protein (CAZy:AA12) has translation MYPYPITGMRTAHLSLVIFSLLSSTSATFQPSGAPFKSPVVVGQGLVADVIFSNLTAPRGIAFDSLGNLLVVERGFGVTAFSPATGGYNRDVVIPNTGFTHGIQVDGKNLYVSTAGSVILYDYDASSKSVSSLTGRVLINGIPPDGELTTHTLQIEFVNGSAVGLLVGSGPLTNIDETARDPSSGRSQVRRFPLLSPVSPATPLPWSSGRVIAYGIRNPAGFAFSPASAVTQGLYIVENGASIDNVTGLTPAFVNDNPADELEILAPGVSSSALPKFFGFPDCSTLWNPQADPSGVPQYVGDHRGDQFSLHLDPVRDDQWCRQKNNNAPPKLSFQAHSVPLDIKFYLGPQPTQASQKKPLPTAFVGDSFVSFHGSFDRNPPTGYGVVR, from the exons ATGTACCCGTACCCTATTACCGGAATGAGGACTGCCCATCTCTCGCTGGTCATTTTCTCTCTCCTATCCAGCACCTCGGCAACCTTCCAACCTTCTGGAGCACCATTCAAATCGCCAGTGGTCGTCGGACAGGGTCTTGTCGCAGATGTCATATTCTCCAATCTCACAGCTCCGAGAGGCATTGCCTTCGACTCGCTTGGAAATCTCCTCGTAGTCGAGCGAGGCTTTGGTGTAACGGCGTTCTCGCCGGCAACAGGAGGTTATAATCGCGATGTCGTTATTCCGAATACCGGATTTACCCATGGAATACAAGTCGACGGGAAGAACTTGTACGTCAGTACCGCGGGGAGCGTGATACTCTACGATTACGACGCTAGTTCGAAATCGGTCTCCAGCTTGACAGGAAGGGTATTGATTAATGGGATTCCACCGGATGGAG AACTCACAACACACACGTTGCAAATCGAGTTTGTGAACGGATCTGCGGTCGGTTTACTTGTAGGAAGTGGGCCTCTAACGAACATTGACGAGACAGCAAGAGACCCCTCGTCTGGACGCTCTCAAGTTCGTCGATTCCCCCTCTTGTCGCCTGTGAGTCCAGCAACGCCGTTGCCGTGGTCATCTGGACGGGTTATTGCGTATGGAATTCGTAACCCTGCTGGATTCGCGTTTTCACCGGCGTCTGCTGTCACTCAGGGATTATATATTGTCGAGAATGGAGCTTCTATCGATAACGTTACTGGATTGACACCGGCATTTGTTAACGATAACCCTGCAGACGAGCTCGAAATTCTTGCACCGGGAGTGTCCTCTTCAGCTTTACCGAAGTTTTTTGGTTTCCCAGATTGCTCTACTTTATGGAACCCACAAGCTGATCCATCGGGAGTTCCACAATATGTGGGAGATCACCGAGGAGACCAGTTTAGTCTACACTTGGACCCAGTACGGGATGATCAGTGGTGTAGGCAAAAGAACAATAACGCCCCACCGAAGTTGAGCTTCCAGGCTCATTCCGTTCCGTTGGATATCAAGTTTTATCTCGGTCCCCAACCCACCCAGGCGAGTCAGAAGAAGCCGCTCCCCACGGCGTTTGTTGGAGATTCGTTTGTGTCGTTCCATGGATCGTTCGATAGAAATCCACCGACTGGGTATGGGGTTGTTCGGTGA
- a CDS encoding uncharacterized protein (CAZy:AA3) produces the protein MPLASLDQVQNQSFDYIVIGGGTAGLTVASRLSEDSGVSVLVLDAGSPNLNESLISRPGQFGFQFGNPQFDWGFKTVPQERAGGNQYDWNRGKSLGGSSAMNFSCWTLPAEQDINAWERLGNKGWNWENYLKYHYKAVRYVPLDTTHDNLEVRGRDPESLKVWDLNQHPSGTGPLAISHTRTLLDIDVKASEAFIHAGIPRAPAPYHGNPEGYYLMLNSVNPKTHLRTYAASAYFTPVSDRSNLVVLSTAYAHRIVTNGEGDGNIVASGVEFSYGEDKSVCVAHAKKEVILSAGAIKSPQILELSGIGREDILTKIGVPIKVSLPGVGENVQEHLFVPATFELKDSTTETLDVLRDEKETAKQVELLLKGQGVYTSGITNIAWLSFADVTPRSENLIDEESKRIDEDIKNNVYPPGLTDQYKIQLERIRNKAPGCEFTSLAGFLAFNTPPLPNKRYVSLFCFLNHPFTRGTIHASSNDPFANPDMDPHYFEHEIDRQTLVAGIQFVRKIAKTPPLRDEIAVEYSPGPDIETDEQLTEWVHKGMATTYHTAGSCSMLPREHNGVVDTHLKVYGTKNIRVVDLSIVPLHIASHPQATVYSIAEQASDIIRGMFSP, from the exons ATGCCTCTCGCTTCCCTTGATCAAGTGCAAAACCAGTCGTTTGACTATATCGTTATTG GTGGCGGA ACAGCGGGACTAACTGTAGCATCCCGACTTTCTGAAGACTCGGGAGTATCAGTCCTCGTACTCGACGCAGGAAGTCCGAATCTCAATGAATCTCTGATCT CCCGCCCAGGCCAGTTCGGATTTCAGTTTGGCAACCCTCAGTTCGATTGGGGGTTCAAAACG GTTCCTCAGGAGCGTGCGGGAGGCAATCAGTATGATTGGAATCG CGGAAAGAGTCTCGGAGGAAGTTCTGCAATGAACTTTTCGTGCTGGACGCTTCCCGCTGAACAAGACATTAATG CTTGGGAAAGACTGGGAAACAAAGGATGGAATTGGGAAAATTACCTGAAATATCACTACAAGGCTGTTAG ATATGTACCGCTTGATACTACCCATGACAACCTAGAGGTTCGGGGACGTGACCCAGAATCATTGAAAGTATGGGATCTTAACCAGCATCCTTCTGGAACGG GTCCACTGGCTATATCTCACACCCGTACATTACTCGATATTGACGTGAAGGCCTCCGAG GCTTTCATACACGCAGGAATACCAAGAGCTCCCGCACCT TATCATGGCAAT CCGGAAGGATATTATCTTATGCTCAATAGTGTTAACCCAAAGACTCATTTGCGAACCTACGCAGCGAGC GCGTATTTCACACCGGTATCCGATCGATCGAACTTGGTCGTCCTTTCAACTGCGTACGCACATAGGATTGTCACTAACGGGGAAGGAGACGGGAACATCGTCGCGAGCGGAGTGGAGTTTAGCTATGGGGAGGATAAGTCTGTCTGTGTTGCTCATGCCAAAAAGGAAGTTATACTCTCTGCAGG GGCAATCAAGTCGCCTCAGATTCTTGAGCTATCCGGTATTGGCCGTGAAGATATCTTGACCAAGATCGGCGTTCCAATCAAGGTGTCTCTTCCTGGGGTGGGCGAGAATGTTCAGGAACATTTATTCGTTCCTGCGACCTTTG AGTTGAAGGATTCTACCACAGAAACGCTGGATGTTCTGCGAGACGAGAAGGAAACAGCTAAACAAGTCGAACTTCT ATTGAAAGGCCAGGGCGTTTATACCAGCGGGATTACGAACATTGCATGGCTTTCGTTTGCAGATGTTACGCCTCGATCAGAAAATCTTATTGATGAGGAGAGCAAACGGATAGATGAAGATATCAAAAACAATGTATATCCACCCGGATTGACTGACCAGTACAAGATCCAACTAGAGCGTATTCGAAACAAGGCCCCGGGGTGTGAATTTACAAGTTTGGCGGGATTCCTTGCGTTCAACA CCCCACCTCTTCCCAATAAGCGATATGTTTCATTATTTTGTTTCCTCAATCATCCTTTCACGAGGGGCACCATCCACGCATCGTCCAACGATCCGTTCGCGAATCCGGATATGGACCCTCATTACTTTGAGCATGAGATCG ACAGGCAGACTTTGGTTGCTGGGATACAGTTCGTCAGAAAAATTGCTAAGACACCGCCTTTGCGAGACGAGATTG CTGTGGAATATTCTCCCGGACCTGACATTGAAACGGACGAACAGTTGACAG AATGGGTACACAAGGGGATGGCTACCACATACC ACACTGCCGGATCTTGTTCGATGTTACCCAGGGAGCACAATGGAGTAGTGGATACGCATCTAAAG GTCTATGGAACCAAGAACATCCGAGTCGTTGATTTATCTATCGTTCCACTCCATATCGCCTCCCATCCACAAG CTACCGTCTATTCAATCGCTGAACAGG CGTCGGATATTATCAGAGGCATGTTCAGTCCCTGA